GCGCACGTACCGCAACCAGGCCCGCGCCGGCGATGGCCCGCAGGGGGGCTTGTTGCAATCGGCGCTGCATACCCCCACTTACCTGCCTAAAACCAACCCGGATGGTAGCCCGGCCCGTTGGGCCGGTTTCGATAACCTGGATGTATTGCTAAATAACTACGAAGTTAACTCCACCAGCTTGCGCTACATCGGTAATTTGTTCGTGGATGCCGAGATTATACCGGGCTTAAAATTCCGGAGCAGCTGGGGCGTCGATTATAATAATTACGACGAATCGGAATACTGGAACGATAAAACGCAGCTCGGCGCGGCTCCTACCAATGGTTTAGCTACTTCGGGCTTAACCCAAAAAACTTCCTGGTTAAACGAGCAAACCTTGACGTACCGCAAGAATTTCGGCGGCAAACATACCATTGGGGCTTTAGTGGGGAATACTTTGCAAAGCGACGTACTAAACAACACTTCGGCCCAGGGCAGCAACTTCGCTAGTAATTCCTTTACCCTAATCTCCGATGCCGCTACCCGTACCTCTACCCAAACCTGGACGAAAAATTCTTTGGCTTCTTTCTTCTCCCGGTTAGATTATAATTTCGATGATAAATATTTGCTGGAGTTTACCATTCGGGCCGATGGTTCTTCCCGCTTCGGGGGCAATAACAAATGGGGCTATTTCCCGTCGATTGGTGGTGCGTGGCGCTTAAAAGAAGAAGAATTTTTAAAAAATGTAACGGCCCTAAGCGATTTAAAATTACGGGGTAGTTTTGGGGTAACCGGTAACCAAAACGGCATCAACGATTTTGCGCCTTTAGGTCTCTGGGCCGGTGGCGTAAGTTACGTGGATAATGCTACTAGTGGCGATAAACCGGGTATTGCGCCGCAACAAGTGGCTAATCCTAACTTAAAATGGGAGCGTACCCGCCAGGTAAACGCCGGGGTAGATGTTGGTTTATTTGATGGCCGCATTGGTCTGGAGTTTAATTATTACTCTAAATACACCACCGATGCTTTGCTGCAATTACCCGTACCGGCCCGCACCGGTTTTGCGACCTATATTACTAATGCCGGTGAAATCAGCAACAAAGGATTTGAGTTGGGTATCAACACGGTTAACGTTCAAGCCGGCGATTTTACCTGGAATACGAATTTCAACATCTCCCGAAACATCAATAAAATTGAAAAACTGCCTATTCCCACCGTTTACGGCAGCCGCGATTTACTGCGGGCGCAGGAAGGTTACCCGATGTATTCGTTCTGGGCTTACAAGCAAAGTTACGTAGACCCGCAAACCGGTAATGCCGTTTTTGAAGACGTAAATAAAGACGGACAAATTACCGCCGCTGACCGGCAAATTTTAGGCACCGCTTCGCCGAAATTCTTCGGGGGCTTAACTAACAATTTCACTTACAAAGGTTTTGATGCCGGCGTACTCATATCCTTCCAATACGGCAATAAAGTCTGGAACCACAACCGGTTCTTCGGCGAAGGCGGTGGTACCCGCGATGCCAACCGGGTAATTTTCGCGAGCCAGTTAGATCGCTGGCAAAAGCCCGGCGACGAGACGGATGTTCCGCGCTTAACCGGCATCGGAAACAACTACCGCTTAGAGCAAAACAGCCGCTTTTTAGAAGATGGCTCGTTCCTGCGCCTGCGTTCGCTTACCGTAGGGTATTCACTTCCTAAAAATCTTTTATCCCGGGTTAAGGTCGAAAATCTGCGCCTGTACGTGGTGGGAACCAATTTATTCCTGCTCACCAAATACACTGGTCCGGACCCTGAGTCGAACGTATCCAACACCGACCAGAATACGCAAGGACTTGACCTCGGAACGCCGCCGCAGCCGCGCACCATTCAATTCGGAATTAACATTACCATTTAAGTTTCTACAGCAATGAAATTTTCTAAAAATACCAGATATATACTGCCCTTTGTGCTGACCCTGAGTTTAGCTTCCTGCGATAATTTCCTGGAAGTAAAGCCGCGGCAAGCCATTGTAGATGACCAAACCATTGTGGATGGGGTAACGGCCGAAACCGCCGTACGGGGTTTGTACGGAGCGCTGGCGGGGGCTAATTATTACGGCACTAACTTTCAGTCCATCGGTTATTTTCAGGGCGATAATATTCAATGGACCGGTTCGCAATCTATCGTGGCGCAGTTTATTAACCACAACGTAACCGCCGATAATGCTACGGTGGCCAGTACCTGGGCGGCTATTTACCAGACCATTAACCGGGCCAACCAGATAATCGAGAAGGTGCCAGCCGTTACCGATGCCTCGTTTACGCAGGAGAAAAAGAACCAATTATTAGGCGAAGCTTACTTTGTGCGGGCCTTAGCTTACTTTGATCTGGCGCGTACCTGGGGTGGCGTACAATTAGTACTCACACCTACCAAAGAACTTACCGATAACGAAGGTATCCGTCGCAGTTCGGTAACCGAGACCTACGCGCAGGTTTTAAAAGATTTAACCGAAGCCGAAAAATTATTACCCGAAACAACCAACCGTTACCGGGCTACTAAGAAAACGGCCTGGGCTTTAATGGCTCGGTACTACCTATACCAAAAAGACTGGGCGCAAGCCGAAACGTACGCCAGTAAACTGGTGGATGACGTGGCCAATTACAAACTGGTAAAACCTTACAGCGCTTTCTTCGCCAACAATGCCCGCGGCACCGAAGAATCTATTTTTGAAATTTATTACAGCCCGACTTCGACTAACGGACACCGCAACAGCTGGCAACCACCGGCCAATGGCGGCACCCGGCAATGGGCGCCCAACGAAGCTTTTGTAAATTTGGTAAATGACCCCACGGTAGGCGGGAATCGCAACGCGTTAGTAGCGAAAACTACCCAAGGATTGTGGTACGGTAACATGTATTACCGCAGCCCCGCTACCGATCCCACTTTTGTGATCCGGATTGCCGAGTTGTTTTTAATCCGCGCCGAAGCCCGCGCCCAGCTGAATAAGTTACCAGAAGCTTTAGCAGATTTAAATGCCGTCCGCCAGCGGGCCGATTTAACGCCTAGCCCGGCGGTAACTCAACCCGAAATATTGCTGGCCATTGAAAACGAACGCCGGGTAGAATTTGCCTTTGAACCACACCGTTGGTATGATTTAATCCGGACTGGCCGGGTAGCCGAAGTTTTAGGTGTAACCGATGCCAATAAATACGTGCTGCCCATACCAATTGATCAGTTAAACGCTGACAAAGCTTTAGAGCAAAATCCGGGATATTAGTCAATAGATTATGGTCTATATAAACTGCGAGCGTCCACGCTCGTGGTTCCCATGGGTTGGCCTCTGGCCAGCGTAGGCGGGACGCCTACCCATTCTCGCCACAAACGTGGCGTGTTTGCGACAGAACAAGTAGTCAATACAATAGAAAGTCCTGATACTTGATTCTTGATACCTGATTCTTAATACCTGATACAATAAAAATTTAAAAATATGGCTATTGCAGAAATCTCCTTACCTGCTTCTAAAAAGAAAGCCCCCGAAAAGGTAAATGTACCAGAGCCGCTGGTTCCTACGTCTGATTGGAACGGGCTGGAGAAAACAACTTTCCGTTTTTTCTTTATTTACTTTTTTATTCAGGCCGTACCGCTCGACTGGAAGTACTTCCGGAATCTGTTTTCCATTAACTGGCTCGATTTACATTTCCGGGATATTTTTTACCTGAGTCGGTACACGCCGCAGTTCTTTTCTACTCCCGAAAATGCCACGGGCTGGGGTATAAATTCTTTTGCCGATTGGGGAGTAGTTTTGGTAATTGCGGTATTAGGAACTGCCATTTGGTCGGCCACGGATCGTAACCGCAAAGAATACAATCAGCTTTATTACTGGCTACGAGTAATTCTGCGCTACCGGTTGGTCATCGGGTTAATTGCCTATGCTTTTATTAAAATTTACCCGATGCAGTCGCCGCTACCTTCCATCAGTAACCTGAACACCCACTACGGTGATTTTAACGCCTGGAAAATTTTTTCTTTGACTTTAGGTATTGTACCCAATTACCAATCGTTTCTGGGCTTGGTAGAGTTACTGGCCGCGGTATTGCTGTTTTTCCGGAAAACGGCTACTATTGGTGCTTTCCTGGTGTTGCCGTTTACCGGTAACGTGTTTATGTCGAATTTGGCTTACGAAGGCGGCGAGTACGTGTACAGTTTTTGCCTGATTACCATTGCTTTGTTTTTGTTTGCTTACGATGGCAAACGGCTCTTTACCTTACTTACGCTGGAACAACCAACCTTGCCGAACCGTTTTCATCCGAAATTTACCGATCAGCAAAAAAGTGCGCGGCTAGTATTAAAAAGTGCTTTTGTATTCGTATTTGTATTGCTGTACGGGTACAAAACCTACGCTGTTTATCACAAAGAAGGCTCATACCACTTCCCGAAAACCGCTGGCTTACCGGGTGCCACAGGCTTGTATAATGTAAAAGAATTTCGCTTGAACAACCAGGTTCTGCCTTATTCGGTTACCGACCCTATTCGCTGGCAGGACGTGGTTTTTGAAAAATGGGCAACCATCAGCATTCGCTCGAACCAAAAAGCTCCTCTGGAAGAAGCCAAAACCGAAGAAATATTCCTGAACGACCAGGACCGCAACTACGAAGAAGCCGGCTCCGGTGGCCGTCAGTATTATTCTTACCAGGTTAATGCCGCTAACCAAACCTTAATCCTGCAGAACAAAAACAAAAACCGGCCGAACGATAAATTAACCCTGAAGTACGAACGGCCCAATGGTAATCAGATTATTCTGTCTGGCCATAACGAAAGGCAAGAACCTGTGTACGTAGTGCTGGAAAAAATAAACAAGAAATACCTGTTGGACGAAGTGGCTCGCGAAGGTCGCCAGAAACCGATGAAGTTATAAGTAGATAAATTCTTATTACAATTTTAAAAAACAGATATGGCTACCTTAGAAACCATCGAACCTACCACCGATCAGAAAGCCCGTGTGGCTGCGGGGAACGAGATTGGTACTCCCGCCAATATTACCGCTACACCGGAATGGAAAACCTACCAGAAAGTAGCGTTCCGGATTGCTTTTATCTTTTTTGTTTGCCTTTCTATTCCGAACGGAGTGGAGTGGTACAAGCACGTGGCTAACATCGACTGGACTAATTTACATTACCGCGACTTATACGACATTGCCCGCTTTGGCTCTGGCATAGATTTGTTCGGAAATACCTTCTTCGGGAGTAAACTTAATGGCTATGCCAACTGGATTGTTACTTTTCTGGTAGCCGTAGTGGGCGGGTTCATCTGGACGTGGGTAGACGCTAAAAAAAATCCGACTCCTAAAAATTACAATGTGTTATATTACTGGTTGCGGGTAATTGTGCGCTACCGGGCAGGTATTGGTATTATCGGGTTTGGATTTACTAAATTATTGCCGGTGCAAATGCCATATCCTTCATTGGGGTTATTAGAAACCAATCTGGGGGATTTTACCGCTCAAAAAATATACTGGTTATCTATCGGTATTGTGCCGTGGTACCAGATTTTTGCGGGCGTGGTGGAGGTAGCCGCTGGTACCTTGTTGTTTTTCCGGAAAACTACCACTTTGGGTGCTATTTTGTTATTCGGCGCTTTGGGTGATATTGTGTACGTGAACTTTGCTTACGACGGTGGCGTGCACGTGTACAGTTCTTATTTTGTATTGTTGGCGGCCTTCCTGATGGTGCACGATATCCCGAAAATATACCGTTTGCTTATTCAGGAACGCTTTACCGTACCGGTTAATTATTATCCAGCCTTTGCGAAAGTCTGGCAGAAATACGCCCGCATTGGTTTAAAAGCCGGCGTAATCGTCTTGTTTCTGGGCGTGCTGTTCTATCTGCAACTCATAAACTTTTTGTACGACCCGTATAAGCAACCATCTACGGCCGGCGTGAAGAAATTGCGCGGTACGTATCACGTAACCGAGTTCCGGATTAACAATCAAACGCTGCCGTTTTCTCCGGAAGACTCGGTGCGGTGGCAAGATGTTACTTTCGAGAAATGGACTACCCTGACCTACAAAGTAAATCGGCCATTGCCTCTGGATTTATCCAACGGCGGCGGCGACCCCATGCGGGATATTAACCGCACCTTCGAGATTTCCGGCGTAGGTGGCGGAAGACGGGTTTTCCACTACCAGGCCGACACGGTGAACCAAGTTTTATATCTGCAAGATAAATACTTTCCTTTCCAAGCCCGACGCAACAAAGTGGCTGGGGTAGGTGGCGACGGCGGACAAAATAACTCGAACACGCAGCAAAAGAAAAAAGAGGAAGTAGCCGCGTACGATGATAACTGGATTCCGAAAGAAGCTTTGGCCAACATTGGCGACGAAAATTTAAAAATTGATAAAAGAGCTGCTTCTACCCGCCGCGACCGCGAGCTTGCCGAAGCACCCAAAAACGAAAAGCGCAACCGGATGATTCTGAAATATTCTACTACCGATGGCTCCCGGGTAATTTTAACCGGCACTGACGAAAAGAAGAATTCTATTTACATCGTACTGAATAAAGCTCCGAAGCAATACGCGCTCTCCGAAAGTACTTTAGAAGCGGGTAAGTATTAAAAGGTGGTAGACTTAGCAGAAATTTCAACCACCCCCAACCCCTCCTTAGCCAAGGAGGGGAGTTTTTGAAAAGTCGTAGAAGAGAAAATTTTAAAATTTTTTTAATTTAATATGGCCCGGATTTCCTTCCGAGCTTTCCAGATTAAAACAAGTAACCTGAATCAACCTGAATTGCTAGAATTAGGAGCTCCTATTTCGTTTTCCGAGCAAGATAGATAAGGAAGGGCAAGGCACGGAAGTAACTTCCGAGCCATGTATAAAATTCTTTACATAAATTGATTTTAAACTCCCCTCCTTGGCTAAGGAGGGGCAGGGGTGGTCGATTTATCAGGTAAAGAAATGTAAACAGTTTATCTCGATAGAACAGAAAAGAAATTACTTAAATAATATTAATCTAAACCAGATTAAGAGAATAGGGTAAGTACTTTTACATTACTACACCTATTCAAACAAAAAATTACTTGTGACGAAAACAGATTATGATGCCATAGTAGTGGGTTCCGGCCCGAACGGATTAGCAGCGGCTATTCGGTTGCAACAAGCCGGATTGTCGGTGTTGCTCCTGGAAGGAAATGAGACGATTGGCGGCGGTTTACGGTCGAAAGAATTAACCTTGCCCGGCTTTGTACATGATGTGTGCTCGGCCATTCACCCGATGGCGGCGGGGTCGCCTTACATGAGTACCTTACCGCTGCACGAGCACGGTTTAGAATTTATTTATCCCGAAGTGGCAGCGGCCCATCCTTTTGATAACGGTACGGCAGCCGTTTTAAAAAAATCATTGGAGGAAACGGCTCAGTTACTAGGCAGCGATAAAGATACTTACCTCAACTTAATGCAGCCCATTGTGCGCGATTGGCCCAAGTTAGCGCCGGATGTTCTCGGGCCTTTACCTATTCCCAAGTATCCGATTGCTATGGCAGGTTTCGGGTTAAAAGCGCTGCCGCCGTCTACTTTCCTGGCAAAACGTTTCCGGACGATGGAAGCCAGAGGGCTTTGGGGAGGTATGGCTGCGCATAATATTCAACCATTAAACAATCTGGCTACTTCGGCTATTGGTCTGGTGCTAATGGCGGTGGGGCATTTACGTGGCTGGCCTGTTCCCAAGGGCGGTTCGCAACAAATAGCTAATGCCATGGCTTCGTATTTTGTTTCGCTGGGAGGAAAGATAGAAACCAACTATTACGTAAAATCTTTAAAGCAACTCCCTTCGGCGAAGGCGGTTTTGTTCGATGTAACGCCGAAGCAGTTATTAGAAATAGCGGGTTACCGGTTTTCTTCTATTTACAAATGGCAGCTCAACCGCTACCGCTACGGCATGGGCGTATTTAAAATTGACTGGGCGCTGGATGGTCCGATTCCGTTTACTGCACCCGAATGTCGCAGTGCCGGAACGGTGCACATCGGGAATACCTTCGAAGAAATTGCGACCACGGAACAGCAAAGTGCCAACGGTCAGCACCCGGATAAGCCTTTTGTATTACTAGCGCAGCAAAGTTTATTTGATGCCACCCGAGCTCCCGCTGGCAAACATGTAGCCTGGGCGTATTGCCACGTACCTAACGGCTCTACTCTCGACCGGACGGAAATAATCGAAAAACAAGTAGAGCGATTTGCTCCCGGCTTCCGCGATTTAATTATTGGCCGCAGCACGATGAACACGTCTCAAATTGAAGCTTATAACCCGAACTACATTGGCGGCGACATAAACGGGGGTATTATTGACGTGCAGCAATTATATACCCGTCCGGTGATCAGCCTTTCGCCTTACCGGACATCGGCTAAAGGCATTTATATCTGCTCATCGTCTACCCCACCGGGGGGCGGGGTACATGGCATGTGTGGTTTTCACGCGGCTAACCGGGCTTTGAAGGACGTTTTTAAAATAAGTGGTAAGAAAAGATAATGTGTAGATGGTCAACCACCCCTGCCCCTCCTTATCTAAGGAGGGGAACTTCTTCGGAAAACAATGATCATGTGTGAATCATTATTGATGTACGTAAATGATTTAATAATTTTTGAAAATTTAAAAATATTGCTCGCTATGCAACAAGTAGCTTTTCCAGGTGCAAAAGTTGATGCTAAACTGTTTGAGCGTTCAGCGAGTTTTTAGCGTCTTGACTTTTTTGGTTCTTTTTGTGTCAAGACAAAAAGAACAAGACCCAAGCAATGAAACAACTTCAATTTGAAATCACAGCTATAAAATAGCTATGCGAACAATAATTAACTTGTAAGAAAATATGGCAATAACCAGCTCTAAATAACCTATAAGTCTACTAAATCTATATAATAAAGTAAATTAAAAATTATGTCATCAACCCAAGCAACAATCTCCTCGCCGCCCAATACCAGATTTGCTGTATCCGAAGACTGGACGGTGGTACTATTAGGGGGATTAATCATTTTATTAGCTATTGTTGGATTTTTATTGCCGGTACCGGTATTTGGCTGGAGCAATACTTCCGATTTAATTTCTAAAGTTTTTACTCCGGAGAACCTGGGTATTATTGCTTTACAATTTTTACTCGTTTTTACCATCGGCGGTTTGGGCGCCAGCTTGGTTGGTAAACCGGTAAAATCGTATTTGCTTGTTTTTCCGGTCGTATATATCCTGACTATTCTGGCTTTAATTTTAGCGGGTAACAAACAAGTAAAAGCTTTAAACCTGGAAGCTGTTATTTTCAGTTTATCGATTGGTTTAGTAATTGGCAACTTTTTTAAGTTGCCGAATTGGTTCCGCTCCACGCTTACCACAGAGTTGTTCGTTAAAATTGGTTTGGTGCTGTTGGGTACTACCGTTATTTTCTCAGACATCTTAAAAGCCGGTTCGTTGGGTTTAATTCAGGCTTTGGTAGTGGTGGTGTCGGTGTGGTACCTGGCCTACTGGACTTGTAAAAAATTAAAAGTAGACGATGAGCTCACCATGATGATTTCCAGTGCAGTTTCTATTTGCGGGGTTTCGGCGGCTATTGCAACATCCGGCGCGATTAAAGGCGATTCCAAAAAACTGTCTTACGTCATTTCGATGGTATTAATTACGGCCATCCCCATGATGGTTTTTATGCCGTACGTGGCGCAGTATTTTAACTTTCCGCAGGAAGTTACCGGTGCCTGGTTAGGTGGCAGCATTGATACCACGGGGGCAGTAGTAGCCTCGGGTACTTTGGTGGGCGAAACCGCTTTAAAAATTAGTACCATTGTTAAATTTTCGCAGAACGTGTTGCTCGGTTTAGCGGCTTTTGCTATTTCGGTTTACTGGACTTATACTAAACATCCTTCATCGCAAGATCAAAACAACAAACCAACTCTGGGCGTTATCTGGGAACGTTTTCCCAAGTTTGTGTTGGGCTTTATCGGCGCTTCGTTGCTTTTTTCATTTTTCATTTCGCCCGAAACTACTGCCCAGGTAAAAGACAGTTTAAAAAACCTACAAGGCTTGTGGTTTGCTTTGGCTTTCACCAGTATTGGTCTGGAAACGAACTTTGCCGATTTATTTAACAAACAAAGCAAAAAACCACTGTACGCTTTCCTAATAGCGCAAACCTTTAACATCTTTATTACACTAGTAATTGCCTTTGTTTTATTTGGAGGTAAGTAACATTAAATTCTTACTCTTGATATAGGAGAAAAGTCCCCCTTTGGAGGGGGTAGGGGGAGGACAGGTAACTTTCGATAAATAATAGATTTTAGAAAGAGGAACTACCAACTATGTATTTGGAGGAAGTTTAAGCATTAAAAATCCTCTCCCTACCCCCTCCAAAGGGGGACTACCACCTAGATTGTAAAGTATTTAACCATAGTTCAGAAAAAAGGCCTAAGAACTATCATTAGATTCTTAGGCCGTAAATAAAATTTTTAAAAAATTAAATACTGTTGGCTCCTTTGGTACCGCCGCTTTGGTCGGGGTTGGCATGACGGCCTTGGTTCGGGCTGTCGTCTTTTTTAGAATGTTTCAGCTTGGTGCTTTGGCCTTTGTCCTTGTTGGTCGGAGCGGTATTTTCATCTTCGTGCATGTCTTTATTATGTCCTTTGGTCATGGCAAATAGCTTTTAAGTGGAAAATAAATGATTCACACTTCCTGTTACGGCTGCTATCCGGTTGTGTTTATCTAAACCTTACTTATTAACAG
The sequence above is a segment of the Adhaeribacter swui genome. Coding sequences within it:
- a CDS encoding SusC/RagA family TonB-linked outer membrane protein, which codes for MKKLLSRSSKVFFLLILYGTPLLAHSFSASLTSNTTTRNRINPDVPVTGKVTGPSGEPLPGVTIVLKNTTIGTTTSTDGTFQLTVPNGTGTLVASFIGFATKEIPVNGQNPVQVTLAEDTKALKEVVVVGYGSQERKNLVGSVSKVNPSETKDIPGGNFAAQLQGKASGVQISSSTGVPGEGIFIRVRGATSINASNDPLYVVDGVFVNNNSLQTVNTGGKATSPIADINPADIESIEVLKDANATAIYGSRGANGVVIVTTKRGSYNTKPKVTFNTSQGWAKAAKLWDLTTGPEHAALINEYWINSGIDNPALNQTFENRPFRPVSEGGRGLPEEQQTYDRLGDVFRTARLTNYDLSLQGGNANTRYYIGGGYTKQEAIIKPVYLQRANFKVNLDQQVSDKVQVGVSNTVSRTYRNQARAGDGPQGGLLQSALHTPTYLPKTNPDGSPARWAGFDNLDVLLNNYEVNSTSLRYIGNLFVDAEIIPGLKFRSSWGVDYNNYDESEYWNDKTQLGAAPTNGLATSGLTQKTSWLNEQTLTYRKNFGGKHTIGALVGNTLQSDVLNNTSAQGSNFASNSFTLISDAATRTSTQTWTKNSLASFFSRLDYNFDDKYLLEFTIRADGSSRFGGNNKWGYFPSIGGAWRLKEEEFLKNVTALSDLKLRGSFGVTGNQNGINDFAPLGLWAGGVSYVDNATSGDKPGIAPQQVANPNLKWERTRQVNAGVDVGLFDGRIGLEFNYYSKYTTDALLQLPVPARTGFATYITNAGEISNKGFELGINTVNVQAGDFTWNTNFNISRNINKIEKLPIPTVYGSRDLLRAQEGYPMYSFWAYKQSYVDPQTGNAVFEDVNKDGQITAADRQILGTASPKFFGGLTNNFTYKGFDAGVLISFQYGNKVWNHNRFFGEGGGTRDANRVIFASQLDRWQKPGDETDVPRLTGIGNNYRLEQNSRFLEDGSFLRLRSLTVGYSLPKNLLSRVKVENLRLYVVGTNLFLLTKYTGPDPESNVSNTDQNTQGLDLGTPPQPRTIQFGINITI
- a CDS encoding RagB/SusD family nutrient uptake outer membrane protein, giving the protein MKFSKNTRYILPFVLTLSLASCDNFLEVKPRQAIVDDQTIVDGVTAETAVRGLYGALAGANYYGTNFQSIGYFQGDNIQWTGSQSIVAQFINHNVTADNATVASTWAAIYQTINRANQIIEKVPAVTDASFTQEKKNQLLGEAYFVRALAYFDLARTWGGVQLVLTPTKELTDNEGIRRSSVTETYAQVLKDLTEAEKLLPETTNRYRATKKTAWALMARYYLYQKDWAQAETYASKLVDDVANYKLVKPYSAFFANNARGTEESIFEIYYSPTSTNGHRNSWQPPANGGTRQWAPNEAFVNLVNDPTVGGNRNALVAKTTQGLWYGNMYYRSPATDPTFVIRIAELFLIRAEARAQLNKLPEALADLNAVRQRADLTPSPAVTQPEILLAIENERRVEFAFEPHRWYDLIRTGRVAEVLGVTDANKYVLPIPIDQLNADKALEQNPGY
- a CDS encoding DoxX family protein; amino-acid sequence: MAIAEISLPASKKKAPEKVNVPEPLVPTSDWNGLEKTTFRFFFIYFFIQAVPLDWKYFRNLFSINWLDLHFRDIFYLSRYTPQFFSTPENATGWGINSFADWGVVLVIAVLGTAIWSATDRNRKEYNQLYYWLRVILRYRLVIGLIAYAFIKIYPMQSPLPSISNLNTHYGDFNAWKIFSLTLGIVPNYQSFLGLVELLAAVLLFFRKTATIGAFLVLPFTGNVFMSNLAYEGGEYVYSFCLITIALFLFAYDGKRLFTLLTLEQPTLPNRFHPKFTDQQKSARLVLKSAFVFVFVLLYGYKTYAVYHKEGSYHFPKTAGLPGATGLYNVKEFRLNNQVLPYSVTDPIRWQDVVFEKWATISIRSNQKAPLEEAKTEEIFLNDQDRNYEEAGSGGRQYYSYQVNAANQTLILQNKNKNRPNDKLTLKYERPNGNQIILSGHNERQEPVYVVLEKINKKYLLDEVAREGRQKPMKL
- a CDS encoding phytoene desaturase family protein; translation: MTKTDYDAIVVGSGPNGLAAAIRLQQAGLSVLLLEGNETIGGGLRSKELTLPGFVHDVCSAIHPMAAGSPYMSTLPLHEHGLEFIYPEVAAAHPFDNGTAAVLKKSLEETAQLLGSDKDTYLNLMQPIVRDWPKLAPDVLGPLPIPKYPIAMAGFGLKALPPSTFLAKRFRTMEARGLWGGMAAHNIQPLNNLATSAIGLVLMAVGHLRGWPVPKGGSQQIANAMASYFVSLGGKIETNYYVKSLKQLPSAKAVLFDVTPKQLLEIAGYRFSSIYKWQLNRYRYGMGVFKIDWALDGPIPFTAPECRSAGTVHIGNTFEEIATTEQQSANGQHPDKPFVLLAQQSLFDATRAPAGKHVAWAYCHVPNGSTLDRTEIIEKQVERFAPGFRDLIIGRSTMNTSQIEAYNPNYIGGDINGGIIDVQQLYTRPVISLSPYRTSAKGIYICSSSTPPGGGVHGMCGFHAANRALKDVFKISGKKR
- a CDS encoding YeiH family protein; its protein translation is MSSTQATISSPPNTRFAVSEDWTVVLLGGLIILLAIVGFLLPVPVFGWSNTSDLISKVFTPENLGIIALQFLLVFTIGGLGASLVGKPVKSYLLVFPVVYILTILALILAGNKQVKALNLEAVIFSLSIGLVIGNFFKLPNWFRSTLTTELFVKIGLVLLGTTVIFSDILKAGSLGLIQALVVVVSVWYLAYWTCKKLKVDDELTMMISSAVSICGVSAAIATSGAIKGDSKKLSYVISMVLITAIPMMVFMPYVAQYFNFPQEVTGAWLGGSIDTTGAVVASGTLVGETALKISTIVKFSQNVLLGLAAFAISVYWTYTKHPSSQDQNNKPTLGVIWERFPKFVLGFIGASLLFSFFISPETTAQVKDSLKNLQGLWFALAFTSIGLETNFADLFNKQSKKPLYAFLIAQTFNIFITLVIAFVLFGGK